From the Deinococcus gobiensis I-0 genome, the window GGTAATATCCTGTGGACCGACGACTTGGCTGCCGTTCGGTCCGGACGCACCAGATTGAACAATGACACGGCGCATGGCTGGTATTTGTGCAGTTGCGCCCGAGCCGATCATTGCCCCCGTTGCCGCCGTACATGTGCTGGCCCGATTGATACTGTTGCTGGGAGCGGCGGAAATGCCCGTTCCGGTGGCCACCGCTCCTGTAGCCGTCAGAGGCTGTGCACGGGTATTCAGATTGACGAAATTGACAGTATATCCAGCTGGCTGACTCAGGTTCGGTGCACAGGCACTGTTGTAATTGCTTGCCGTTGACCAAGCGTTGCGGACATTTTCCATAATCTGTTGAACAGTTGAAGTCGTGTCCAGTTGTCTTTGTGCTTGTCTGTTCAGATTAAGTGATCCGGTCAGGGTGGCAGTCAATACGGTGGTCAGGATCCCCAAGAGAGCGATAGCGACGAGCAGTTCTATGATAGTGAATCCCTGATTTGCTAAGTCGTGTTGCGCAGGCCGGTGTTCCACTTACGATCCTGCCTTTGTCAGAATGACCTTTCCCGTCACGCCGACGATTCTAATTTCAAGGTCACCGATTCCGCTCATAGGACTCCTGACTGTATAGACACTTCCGACTGCCCCAGAAAGTTCACCATATGGTGCTTGATAGGTGACATTGGTGGTCGCACCGCCACTTGAACCTTTGAAAATGAGCTGTACGTTCCCAGGTAACGTTTTATTAACCGTATCAACTTTATAAGAAGTGTTGCCGCTGCTGCCGGGTAAGACCAGCACAACGTCTGCGCTGCCACGCTGAGATTGCGAACGTGCTCTACGCAGGTC encodes:
- a CDS encoding PulJ/GspJ family protein, coding for MEHRPAQHDLANQGFTIIELLVAIALLGILTTVLTATLTGSLNLNRQAQRQLDTTSTVQQIMENVRNAWSTASNYNSACAPNLSQPAGYTVNFVNLNTRAQPLTATGAVATGTGISAAPSNSINRASTCTAATGAMIGSGATAQIPAMRRVIVQSGASGPNGSQVVGPQDITLTYDILGPQ
- a CDS encoding type II secretion system protein yields the protein MKRRLGQEAFTLLEILVVLSVIAILMVILSWGIIRSIRSAELREAASQVATDLRRARSQSQRGSADVVLVLPGSSGNTSYKVDTVNKTLPGNVQLIFKGSSGGATTNVTYQAPYGELSGAVGSVYTVRSPMSGIGDLEIRIVGVTGKVILTKAGS